GAAAAATGCCTCGAGCAGGTCCCGGCCGGCCTCCGGCAGACCCTGCGCAAGGGCCGCCTCCGCTCCCCCGTCCTCCTTCGAGTGGGTTTGTATCGTTTCTAGTGGGGGGCTGAATACGAGCTCGTCGATGTCATGGAATGAGAAATGGACAAATGTTATCCTGGGCACCACGCCCTTTGCGCTCTTCACCGGAAATAGGTCATTGGTAAGAATATACACGGTCTCGCCCTGCTCCTGCCTCTTGAGCGCTAGCTGAATCAGGAAGTCGTCGGCCTCGCGCCCCGCAGGGGCCTGGGTCACAAGCCCGCTCTGAATCATTTCCTCGAGCCTCTCCGGCTCGTCAATCACGTGCCTGAGGCTCGCGTCCGCGACCACGCCCACGCGGAAGGGGTGCTTCCGGAGCTCCTCAAGCACCCTGGCGAGCAGGTGCATCCGCGGGCCCTTCAGCAGGCCCCCTCCGTAGGCGACGTTGCTGGCGTCGACCAAGACTATCGGCGGCTTCTCTGCGGACTCCGGCAATTTCCCCTCCGGGCGCCGATTGTCCGCGCTCTATATAACCATTCCCGCCGGGCTAGATGTCTGGAACGAGGGGGCTCCCGTGGACAGCGGTGTTGTAGACCACATACCAGACCAGAGGGAGGAGGGCTGTGAAGAGGGCGAGCCATATACCAAGAACGGGATACAGCGCCGCGGGCAGCGCGACCCATGTCAGCGCCTCGTGGTAGCCGTAGGCGCGGATTATCGCGCCCCTGTCGAATTTCTTAAAGCTTAGGAGGTGGTGGGCAGCTGGGTAGGACAGGGCGTTGAGGGCAATCACCGCCACCGCGACGGGGCTGAGGAGCCAGATGGGGTCCGTCAGGCCGACGGTGATGTGGACGAAATAGAGCAGGATGGCAGTCATGACGAACTTCATCAGCCACACGGACGCTTTAAAAAGGGTGGAGATGTAGAGCCTCTCCCCCTCGATTCTTACCCCCATCGCCGCCGCCATGTTCGATGGGTCGGTGGCGACGTCCTTCAGGCCTCCCTCCCAGTTCTGCATGAATCCGGACTGGAGCGCGAGGTAGGCCATTATGAAAAGATTGCAGTGCAGGTTCTCGAGGAACTTCCCCCCGATTATCGCGCCGTACCACACCACCCCGGCGATTCCTATTGATATACATACGCCCCAGACATAGTGGGTCTTCCCGAAGAGGTTGTAGGCGCTGACGACGCCCATC
This genomic window from Thermoplasmata archaeon contains:
- a CDS encoding UbiA family prenyltransferase translates to MTRKRGASARDYFQAIRPQNAMLTSLALALPVMISHGSLDLFVLGAMALGFLLNSAASIHNNITDFDYDMKVRYTSSRVVGTRVPMKHAKTMYAALLTACVLLGIYLSRLDPWALLVLFVFVMGVVSAYNLFGKTHYVWGVCISIGIAGVVWYGAIIGGKFLENLHCNLFIMAYLALQSGFMQNWEGGLKDVATDPSNMAAAMGVRIEGERLYISTLFKASVWLMKFVMTAILLYFVHITVGLTDPIWLLSPVAVAVIALNALSYPAAHHLLSFKKFDRGAIIRAYGYHEALTWVALPAALYPVLGIWLALFTALLPLVWYVVYNTAVHGSPLVPDI